The DNA sequence GACTAGCACATGTTTGCCCAAGTTAACCAATAGTGCTTCTGGAGGGCCATCTTTGTGCAGGGTTTAGTTTCTAGAAATCCTGAAGACCTAGATTAGCtggtcaggtgtgtttgattaagatCGTAATCAAACTCTGCAGTCAAGGCAGTGTTTCCCAACTCTGCTCCTGCGGGCACACCAACTGAGCACATTTTCAGACTCTTCCTAATCATACCCAATTCAACTTATCAGCTTGTTCATAGAGACTCCAAGACCAAAAATAGAAAATTCAGATAAAGGAGACATCCAAGCTGTTGGTTTGGGAAACACTGGTTTAAGGTACCACCTATACCATCACTAATCTAGATTTTGATTCTCCTCACAGTTTGCTTCCATCATCTATTCTACAGATCGAAGCCTCATGATCTGTCTTCCTTGTGGGTTTTGAACCCTCTAACCAACCTGAGCTGAGATATTCTTACCTTTCCAGGTAATAAGTGAACACATTGAAAAAAGCAAAGTTCATTCCAGTTCTTCTTatgataaagaaaaatatatgaaGTCAGTATGAGCCAGATAACAATAAATAAAGagtaacaaaaagaaagaaaacattacaTAGAAAAAGAAAGAGTAACATTACATAGAGTTCTTAGAGTTATGTAGACCTTTGGTGTCATTTAAAATGTggtaattaactaaattaaattgttaaatgacagAGCTATCAATCCTCTCAGCTAAAATGGTTGGCAATAAATGTAGTGTACCCTATACTTGGAAAGTAAAGAGGACAGCCTTTGATGAAATAAATGGGAACATCGCCTCTGCAAAAAGCTGAAAATGAGCACCTCACACATGTTAATTCTGTTTATAACCTTTAAATACATACCCAGGCCAATGTGGTTTTGCTAGTATTAGCATCACTCTTCTTTGTGAACTTTAAGTACCAATTTCACAATGGTTTTTGACTGTACTGCCATCTATCAATGTAAATAAGCAGCCTGGGCATCACTACCCAGGATCTTATTACTGAATGACTGCTGTAACAATATTTGTGCtcgttttgtctttttctttctttaaacctTATTtgcttttttgtccatacaagTACTTATCCTCCCATTGTCTTCACATGTAAAGCACAATGTTCCTTTGTGTAATATTCACTTTTTGAAGATGCTCTGAAAGGTGATGATTAGTGAAACATCACAGGTCGCTAATTTCAgtaaaggtgtcatatgatgcttttttaaaagatgattattttgtgtatttggtgttatATAATATGTTGAGatgatttaatgtaaaaaaaacaaacattatttttcgattactgtacattattgtatccTCTATGATCCGCCTCTCTCAaacattgttttctacaaagtacCTCCCCCTgacaagagcagtctgctctgattggccaactgacccagtgcattgtgattggctgaacaccaccAGCAATTgtcagaaatgtaacgcccctttccataatcatgagcttcatctttcaaaataaatgtaaagacagttaataatgtccttaattttaccatcagttcaagtctaaaagaggaacagagtctcgtgacagacagtgatgaagctcgtgtGTATTTGaagtacacaagccatggacggttaagacagctgactccactgtgtgaacgtctctctctctctatctctctctctcactcacacacacacatacatctgcACAAATGCGCAGaactccacatttgaacattcagtagaaaatacttaaactaataacaacaCATACTTACAGTAGACGAtacagaagcaccagattgtcgtagcaaagtcagaatgacctcctctttCCTTGGTTCACGAAATGGTCATCACATCACAATACACaattaaaatgctttttgtaGAAAACTATTGAGTGTTCATCTGATGTGTGTTAACCATtcagatcagtggttctcaaacttttcacGCCATGTTCCACCTCAGAAAATATTTGACTCTCCGAGTAcaaccataatgaccaacattaaaatacagtagTGCTatgcacagaagaaaaaaaagtaaagcaggcagttttattcctaataagaTTATTTTGACAATATTATTGTCAGGGTTAAACATTGTAAATACAGAATTTGAACATTATTGTTGCACTGTGCTTACATTCTGGTAAATGAAAAACttacataattattaaataaatttttttttggacTATATTGTACCTAATacttaaataaaaactgtaaaaaatgtacttaaatgttaaaaacttaaatgtatttaaataaacattattgctTGAAAATGTATTGTACTTAACATTTAATAGGCAGTACGGTACTAAAATCGCACCTAATTCCTGCGGTATGAAAACGCCCAAAAGTGGTTAGTTCCAAAATTAGTTCtagtactatgaaaaggttcctgcgGTGATAAAAGGCCATTATGATACAGAATATCTGCTGAAGATATATGGCAGACACATTGCAAATTAAATGTTTCTCTAAACAATATTATGGTAGTATGTCAATTCCACCTGCTAAAGACATAAATACTCAGAGACCAGCTATATTAACTTCTCCTGAATACACCATTAATCATAACTGAACTGAATATTGTATCACTTCATATGctctgctgttcttttcaacaagTATTACTTTGATTGCAGAATTGGAGTGTTGATCCGTAACATTGTCTGGACGAGTGAAGATTTCAAGCACAACTGTTTGAATACTCGCAGCTTCAGTCTCTTTGTCCTGACTTATGCTGAGTTACAGCCtgtgtgtcacggttggtaaaccgtgatctctgggttttgcactttgtgggtgaagtctgtgtgttacgcgtcagcactgattagtttgtgggcgtctctgttaattgtcatcagcaacagctgtcactcattactcatccctatatattggcttgtctggcgtcttgtgttcgtgagagcgttgtttcatgtttgtaacctatgccttgctttcttgtgtgtttctgcgttggatgtccgtgtctccccggaaccccgtccactctacgcaacccacccccaagcaacaccacttatcttcggctcgcttccccgcagttcctgtgtcaccctctcctgctgccaactcacctccgccttccggattcgtcattcctcaccaccatcttggactgtgcattcctcccagcgttatttgtgtctcagttttgtattgtctcattttcttcattaaatctcattaatctcgcacttgcttcctgccactccttcacccagtcattacGCTGTGTTACAGCCTGTGGGTTCCATAAACATGAAAAGAAAGATCACATAGTCATAAAGGGCTAATTTTAAGGGGACTAATTGGGCAATTTTATAAATTGGATGTCAAAATTTTTTAAGGTGGCAGAGATTAAAGGCAAACAGGGTGTAGAGTCGCCTACAGTTAACAAGCATTAAGTGCACCTACACTGATGAATGCCATAAAAGTTAAATAGCTTTTTTGAACATAACCTATGCTTTCCCGTAGGTCCTGTATGGGCCTCATTGTTGATTTATGATTGTGAGAATGTGCTATATGTAAATATGTCAAGGCCACTGCCTTTCAGTTCAAAGGTCAACCTGACCCTCACCTGGCAAGATAAGCTCTGTTTGTGATGGCAAACAGAGATATGGGAATGAGAAAGAAGGTCAAGGTCAAATGTCAAaggtcatttttctttttcaaagtaTGTGGCattaatattactgtaatatgaTGTTTAATGTAGTCCCTCACATACTCTTTTTGATGATGTGGAACTTTGACATCTGTTGAAGAACAAAACATAGTTTGATTTggacctctctctctcactcacacacacacacactataaaagGTAGATGTAACACTAATAAGCTATCTGTATTATGTTCATTCTTTATCTTTTCAAACTAGCCTGGTCTCCAAAGGCTTAAGGAAGTGAGAATAATGAAGCTATTCACATTCACTATGAGATAAATGCACATCAAGACCGCTGCCGACCGGGTCCAAGAAATCCTCAGAAAGATGAAAAACAGATGTTAAGAAAGAATCTATAATGAGAGCTAATAAACTTATGCAGACATTTTACAGCTATTTCTATCACTTCAGATCCTTTATATTTTTACTTCTATCCTGAAATAACTTGCTTATCTTACTGGTCTtaactggtttaagctggtctagCTGGTTTCCCAGTGCACAATACCCCGTTAAACCAGTCTGATGAaagcttgtatttatttatagcaaATAAACTACTCCGTATTCTTCCAAATCAAAGTTTTTGAAAAGCAattctcaaagaaaaaaaaaaaagtcaaagataTAGATAATTAGAACTGCCTTATTAGTTTGCTGTTTATTATTACACATTTCACAATGGCTCCAGACAATGTCAGACATTCTCAAGGCTTTTAAACTGCACATAAAGcatcacaataaaatataatcagCTATTCAtgacagaatatttttttctgaacctGTTGTTTTTAAAGACAAACGGTTTGGTCAACACTTGTGTGATAACTACATGATGACAAAGATACAAAGTTATGTATAATACCACTTAGCAAGCTTGCACACATATGGCACATACCATAACATTTGGCACAATACCGTGGAATGTTTAGGCAactttctttgtttcacaaagCTTCTACTGTAATGAAAGAGCCCTCATAGTTCAGTCAATGCCAATATAAAGCTGCCATGATTCAGTGCTGTGGTTTTACAAATAATAGATGAGTAACACCAGTTTTAACTGGCTTTAAATGGACCTATAAGGCGTTCTGGTACTTATATACCTGCGGTAtttgtcaagattaaatattCCATATTCTTTGCTATTTAAATAGATATATTGATGCATTCTTAAATTAGATTTACTTTACTACCACAGAAGTATTTGTATAGCAAGCTTTTCTTTGGACTGCACCGTACATAAAAATAACAGGTCACCATAAATTAAAGCACTAACACATTCAGACAATAACATCATAATTTCTTGGTGTCTTGATTTTTAAATAGCTCAAGGAGAAGAGCCCTGTAATCGATTATACGATTTGTCACAGTGCATACTTCGAAGTTTCTTTTGCAATCAGAGATGAGGAATTAAGTTTTCCTATCGTCTCCCCTCAGGTTAAAATCTGTCAAGCGGTGAATGCTCAGTGAGAGTCCATGGTCACTTCTTGGTCCCTTTGAGTTGACTTGAATGACGATGATGTTTACGAGGGAAAGACGCACAAAACTGGAGCAGGACGGACACAACTAGAACATATTGTAGCTATTTGACACCTACAAGACAGAAAGCTGGAGTCAACTACACAAGACTGACACGTCACGTTGGGACTGAGTGCTTCTAAGGGTTGTAGTTCACACAAATACTATGCTTCATTGGACAAAATAAGTCAAAGCTAGGTTCCAGAGGACTATGGGAAGGTGCACATGTTTTTGTTTGACAGTTTTACCTTGCTTTCTTTGTCTCTTTATGTTTCTTTCTGACTCACTTCTCACTTTCTGCTTGTAGTTCCTTTTTAGTCCTAATTTTCCAGTCCATCCTTcttattttttctatattttgctATTGACAGCCACAGCCCTCCACCACCATGTCTTGATAGTTTTTCAACACCACACGTTCTTCCTGGTCCAGGTAGAGGAGAGCAATGGAGCTAAGGGCAGTTGGGACACAGCAGGCCCGTGGCACAGCTCCATTTACGGAGTTGACCAGTGTCTGCACCATAGCATGGCTAGATGAATTCATATGGTCAGCCAGTGGGAAGCGGCACTCTCCGAGGCAAAAGAAAGCAGCGTAACCAGATGGGGCCACGATCCATTTATTCCAGCCTACATCTTTGAAGTCCACATACAGTGGGTGTCGACGGCAGTGAGCACGGGAGAGCCGTTTGAGCTTGGCAGCCCTGCCACCTTGTCTTTTCACTCGCCTTTCATTCCATCCCACCCGCCAACCTGTGTCAGAGCCCTGACCCCTATCACCCTTAGACCTGCCCCTGGTCCATCTGCCCCTGCCTCGTCTGCCAGGAGGGCGCTGCTTTTTGAGGGGCACAAAGGGCTCGCTGCGCCCATCGTGATTGTAAGTCACCAGCAAGGGCCTCTGCCTCGCCCAGCTGTGCTCATCTTGACCGGTGAACCTGCGAACCCGCAGATGTCTCTCTTTGGAGAGACTGCTGTTATTATCAGCAATAATCTCCAGAATAAAAGACAGGCTCCCTGACTTCTCTGATAGATTCTGAAACACTTCTCCATCCAGGGGAAAGGTTTCCCAGAGTTCTGTGGTATTTCTATCTCTATTCAGCCGACGTGAATGGAGCAGTGTGGGCTTTGATGCAGGGTCACTGTTGGAAAGATAAAGGCTGACCATGTGAGAGTCTTCTTTTGATCCTTCATGCAGGAAACGCAGCTCTGCTGACACCACATTTTCTTCTGACGGAATGGAGGACAGATTGAAGCCAATGTGAATGCTGTCCCCTGTCGTTTTCTGCTCTTCTGGAACATTCAGGACTGCAGAATCtagatgagaaaaaaagagagacacaGTTCTTAagctttaaaatactttatttccaTCATGTTCAAACACTTGCTCTCTGGGTAATGGCATAATTGTCTAACTAAATAAGAATTGCACATCATTTGCTAGGAGCACTTATGAAAATAAGACTTGTCCTTCTTAACTTGTTCCAAGGTGTCTACGCTGACGCCAGGACTCGagtgaaaaatatcaaaactttgAATCCATGGGTAGCTTTTTCTGTGGGCAAGCTGGCACCTAAGGCAGGTTAATTGACTTCCACATGTATCTGTGCTGTATTCCTATGACCTAGTGCAATAGCTGCTCATACCTGTGTGGTGAAAGCATCGGACTGTGTTGGCTCCTTGCACATGCTGGGAGGGGTAGTTAAACTCTGGGTCTTCAATTAGATGGTACTGTTGAGTGTGAAATCGATACAGGTCTAGAAGATATTGGGGCACCAGTGCCCCTTTACTGGGGTTGGGGTGTGACTGTAGGCCTAGGCGGGTCAGCAGGAGGTTTTGAATGGTATGGGTCAAACTAGGTTCCAGAAGACTACCAAGGTTTCCGTCTGTCTGACTGGGACCCTCCTGTTGACCTGATGAGACATGAGGTAGCAGCAGGATCATCAGAACCAGTAGGCTAGCAGGGAACATGATGGACCTGTGGAGGGAAAGGTAAAAAGAGGAGCCATTTTGAGACATTTTgagatatttaaaaaagtatgtttttaattaatattttggaccccattgacttccattgtatggagaaaaactgtcatacaggtttggaatggcacaGTGACAGAAATTGTCTTTTTGGATTAACTATACCATTAATTGATGGCATTTAATCCAGTCAATTAATGAATACCTGACTTATAAGAAATAATggtcaaaaatgtatttcttgtCCCAATATGTTTTGTAATTGAACATACTTTTAGCTTTAGCCCTTTAACCATGTGTCATTGTTTTACCTTATATGTCGGTAGATTTAGCGCTAATAGTCTGGTTTGTTGCATAGAGTGACAATAAACTATAGCTTTGTctgggtgcttgagcacctgccccttttcCCCTTGATATTCCATTAAACTCCATGGCACTCCATGATGTTCACATCACCTCATTTTGgatacaaataaaatgtcatatcATGCATAGACTATCCTGACTCTTTGAATTTGAATCTAGATTTATACACTGGCCAATGAAACCTCTATGTGAACACACCTGCCCGAATAAAGTGCAGGGgatgaatttatatatttttttacaatcaaacatttattaaatataaaaaatgcagcTAATGTAGTTCTACACACAGCAGTATAAACAAAGTTGCATGTCCTATTTCTTTCTTGCTGTTTGATTGAGAAAAGTTTAATGGGTGTTGAGTGGTCTTTACTTTTTTTGTTATCTGACTAAAACAATTCATACTTTGAACTATTATTTTAcaccttttatactttgagcacctgccctcaaAAGCTTTCTCAAAGAGGAAGTAGTCAGAAATTGTACAAATTGGATTTGAAAAGTTGAATATAACATGTATAGCCTGAATTTGGACCCTGTCTACATCAAAATAGCAAAATTCTACCTGAAAAATTACATAAAAGGAAAGATTGGCACTCAACAATTAGACCCTCCAGGGGGTCAACAGCTAATTGTTGCAAGCTGTCATCCATTAGTGACAAAATCTTCTCAAAGCTTACAGTATTGAACTGTCCTTCACATCGTCCCATCTCTAAGCCAACATAATCCTTGAAAGGGTCCTTTACAAATATGTACTTTGGTGGAATTTGTGAGAGGTGTTGAAGGGGTAATTTGAAAGAAACACTGTTAAAGAGCTTCTGTGGCCTATCTCATATTTAGCCTAAGGTGCTTGGTGGTCTCACACAGGCCAGGAACACTTACATCTGAGTCAAACTAAATGGTCTTTTGATGTAGAATCTGCTCATGTCATGACTTGCTGAGCAGTGTCTCCTTTGGGAGTCTTGGATTACCCTCAACTGCGGGTGTTAAACACTCTGGAAAAGAGGATGTATACTGTTCTCCCGCTGTCCTCTATTTCTCACACTCATTCACCAAACTCCGGCCAAATCCTCAGAGGACACACAGGATAAGACAGTCCCCCACGCCAACAGCATCTGACAGTAAAGTAGATTAAGTTTCTTTTACCGATCCACTTGATTGTTCCACCTAATGGGAGCTCACAGAAGTGTATCTTCCAGTTGAAGCTATTCTCCTTGATGCCGCCTCTCTACTAATCCTCATTAGACTCCTTCTCTTCTGTCTTCCCCGCAGCCCATCCCCTCCATCGGCATGCATTTGGGATTCAGCGCGTAATCACTTCATCTACAGGGAGAGTGGTAGTCAGACTCAGGGGGCGGAAAGAGGCATTTGTTAGACCGCAGAACAGACGGCGAGAGGTGACCTCAGCAGAGGAAAGGTTGGCCAGACTCGTGCCATTACCAGAGCGACATGACCTGTCTACCTTAAAGTGGAGGGCacggttttttttgttgttgttgttgcattcacTTATCTCTTTCAGCTTTCTTTCTACATTGTTTCCCTATTTTTATTCTTCTTATCAGCTCTCTTCCTGTAAAGCATGACTTCCAGAATTGATATATTGTTACACAGTTCTAGGAAAAGCCAGTTCTCTTTCTCTCCTGTTTCCCCCTTTCAGATTTACCCAGAAGTCAGCAGTGTAGGGCCGTAGGGGTCATGGTGCCTCTGCTTGTTGCTGATTTATCCTCCACCGCTGTCTTCATGTTTCACATTTCACTCCGGACCCTGATCCCTCCGCTCTCTTTTCCTGTTGTTCTTCCTTTCGTTCATTCCCTAGACTGCTTCTCCCCAGCATGCTCCCCCTCCCCATTTTGACATTTTGTTCTTGAAGGAACATTCTTAAACATAAATTTTTCAGATGCaaaatgaatgtgaaatgaaTCTTGAGTGGCCAATGCACGTGAGAAGTCACAAATGGTAGAGCTGTACCTCGGATTAGAAAAAATATTGCAGATAGGCCACAGGATGGATTTATTGAAGTATATTAGGCCAAAACTGTAATTTATCCCACCTGGACAATTAGGAGATAATGACAGCAGCCCAGACCTCAGATTATAACATAacattacacccccccccccccataacaTTCAGTGAAACAATCCTCTGTGACCATACACAGGCATAAACACACCCCACTGTTACAGATTGAAAAACACACTCCACACTTCTATGCAGCTTGCCAAAGGTTCAGCTAAGAACAAACTAAAGTGGTCTCCAAGGATGTGTAGAGTAGACCAGACAAGACATTTCCTCCCAGAATCCTCCCATAACCCTCACATAACATTCTGTTATCAATTTGACTGATTTGGCAGATCAGAAACCCTCAGACAGTGTTGTATTATTATATGGCTGAAGGAAATGCTGAAGAATCTAAATGTATGATCTATTTTAGTTCACACAACATTGTAACATTCTAAAAACTTATTTTTGTAAACTCTGAAAAAGACACATCACATATCACAACTTCCTTTTTCTGGCAGATTGTGTTTCTATGATTGATCCAGTTAGTGAAGGtcttgtctgtttgtttgctttacgTTTTGTCCAAGTTAGAGATTTGGGCGGGACAGATTTTTCAGTCCTGCTCCCGCACCTGCCTGCTCCTCCAGAAATGTATGTTATCTCGTCTCGCCTCCACCCACAACATTCATGTTTTGTCCCGATCCCTCCCGCAAAATCCTACATAAAAGTAGCCTTTAGATTTTTTTCTATGCATTCATGAATTTAACATGGAATAGTAGGTTCTGTGTCACCTAGCCACAACATCCCAGCCTAAATGACCCGGATGAAAAAtttattatgaaaacattttcaaCAGAAAAGCAAGGCATGGCTGCATGCGTGCATGGCATCTTGGTTCATTGTGCTTGCGCctgttaatcatttttattttatattagttgtTCTTGTTGCATTTCTGCAATAGATGAATagcaatgtatttgttttttgatattttatgttaagatatttctattttatgggagtcctataaataatttaattcactTGCATTCCGCACACACACTAGTCTCTACCCACCCGAACCTGCAGGAGTGCAGGATTTACTCCAAGCCAAAAGCATATATTCAGCTATTTGGCAGTCTTGGACAGCAAGAATCTAGTCTCCACAGTCGTTCCTTCTTTATGCTCCAGCAAGGCTATCTTAGTAGTCTTTTACAGATTATTGACTGCTTTTTGCCTGTGGTGGAATCACTGACCTGCCTGTTTCACATGTTCTGAGGATGCATCTCCACTATGAATCTGTCATTGGGTTTGGTGAGTAATACGTGAGAATTTTTAGCATGGAGCAGCAATGGGTAGCTGTTTGACGTTTGA is a window from the Carassius carassius chromosome 13, fCarCar2.1, whole genome shotgun sequence genome containing:
- the LOC132155825 gene encoding bone morphogenetic protein 2-like, with protein sequence MFPASLLVLMILLLPHVSSGQQEGPSQTDGNLGSLLEPSLTHTIQNLLLTRLGLQSHPNPSKGALVPQYLLDLYRFHTQQYHLIEDPEFNYPSQHVQGANTVRCFHHTDSAVLNVPEEQKTTGDSIHIGFNLSSIPSEENVVSAELRFLHEGSKEDSHMVSLYLSNSDPASKPTLLHSRRLNRDRNTTELWETFPLDGEVFQNLSEKSGSLSFILEIIADNNSSLSKERHLRVRRFTGQDEHSWARQRPLLVTYNHDGRSEPFVPLKKQRPPGRRGRGRWTRGRSKGDRGQGSDTGWRVGWNERRVKRQGGRAAKLKRLSRAHCRRHPLYVDFKDVGWNKWIVAPSGYAAFFCLGECRFPLADHMNSSSHAMVQTLVNSVNGAVPRACCVPTALSSIALLYLDQEERVVLKNYQDMVVEGCGCQ